The following coding sequences lie in one Methanobacterium alcaliphilum genomic window:
- a CDS encoding ATP-binding protein — MSKITVPADIENLSKVINFVDHNLETLDIPIKIKYQLELAIEEAYVNIAKYAYKNEKGDALIKLQLKEDPLLINIQFMDSGIPYNPLEKEDPDISLKTAEKTVGGLGIYLIKKNVDYVDYEYANGKNILTIQKKLKAD, encoded by the coding sequence ATGAGTAAAATTACAGTTCCTGCAGATATAGAAAACTTGTCAAAGGTTATTAATTTTGTTGATCATAATTTAGAAACTTTAGATATTCCAATTAAAATCAAATATCAATTAGAACTTGCCATTGAAGAGGCATATGTCAATATTGCTAAATATGCTTATAAAAATGAAAAAGGCGACGCTTTAATTAAACTACAACTGAAAGAAGACCCTTTACTTATTAATATTCAGTTCATGGATTCTGGAATCCCATATAACCCCTTAGAAAAAGAAGACCCGGATATATCATTAAAAACAGCAGAAAAAACAGTCGGGGGATTGGGAATATATCTTATTAAAAAAAATGTAGATTATGTGGATTATGAATATGCTAATGGGAAGAACATATTGACCATTCAAAAAAAATTAAAGGCTGATTAA
- a CDS encoding STAS domain-containing protein produces the protein MNIDKIAEGNELIIKLEGRLDTNTAPVLEKELKDDLIDVNLLVLNFKDLKYISSAGLRLILSTQKIMDKQGSMVIKDANEFVMEVFEATGFIDILTME, from the coding sequence ATGAACATTGATAAAATTGCAGAAGGAAATGAACTAATAATTAAATTGGAAGGAAGGCTTGATACGAACACTGCCCCTGTACTTGAAAAAGAATTAAAAGATGACCTGATAGATGTAAATTTATTGGTCTTAAATTTTAAAGACTTAAAATACATTTCCAGCGCTGGTTTAAGATTAATTCTTTCCACTCAGAAAATAATGGATAAACAAGGTTCTATGGTTATTAAAGATGCTAATGAATTTGTTATGGAAGTTTTTGAAGCAACTGGATTTATAGATATTTTAACCATGGAATAA
- a CDS encoding MATE family efflux transporter codes for MYERNYNLVSAKFKEFFLPTLLMSMAMNISTFMDTIIVGNTLGSINISAMALIAPIITFINLIYWMVGLGGSVLSAVAKADRNEEKSDMYFTVSILVLIGVGVLFSILGLFFMDNLVSTLTSNPQLAVLVERFLGVYFMGSPLLFILMGIAYFIRTDGKPRLSFYALLIANIVNLIMDLFYILVLGMDIQGAALATITGYTVGTVFIMQYFFMKDRTMHLMSLTKLRLYSLWDIIKTGFPPASLQLFLTIKLFFINTFIGMAIGKPGLTAFSVFYNSLFIVYMFLIGTSQSMSPIVSIYFQEKDYYGVKYTINTSLKIVLLAGGIFTLLFFAFPEQLLNIFGVQDPLDIAVGINAIRILSLSIMGTAITFLMLFYTQAIQQKELSFLISITQGLLIPVTSAYLLAGIMGVDGIWISFLIAEVGTIIMIYLAAKIISSRSDGKYSGFFMLGDHDDAPVLDVTIGNSVDDVVGLSEKLINFATENGVEEKIALRIGMTMEEMAINTINYNQNKIEYIDVLSKIGDTEITVAFKDSGAEFNPANFSPEEKNSFENIAVLQKMADDISYARVIGLNSTVITIKR; via the coding sequence ATGTATGAAAGAAACTACAATCTAGTATCAGCCAAGTTTAAAGAATTTTTCTTACCTACTTTACTCATGTCCATGGCCATGAACATCAGCACATTCATGGACACGATTATTGTAGGCAATACTCTAGGTTCTATTAATATTTCAGCAATGGCGCTCATTGCTCCTATTATAACATTTATCAATCTTATTTATTGGATGGTGGGTTTAGGAGGTTCTGTTTTATCAGCAGTTGCCAAAGCCGATCGAAATGAAGAAAAAAGTGATATGTATTTCACAGTATCCATACTGGTACTTATTGGTGTAGGGGTGCTATTTTCAATTCTGGGACTTTTTTTCATGGATAATTTAGTGTCCACCCTTACTAGCAATCCCCAGTTAGCAGTACTTGTTGAAAGGTTTCTGGGCGTATACTTTATGGGGTCACCATTATTATTTATTTTAATGGGCATAGCTTACTTTATAAGGACTGATGGAAAACCCAGATTATCATTCTATGCTCTTTTAATAGCAAACATTGTTAATTTAATAATGGATCTGTTTTACATACTTGTTCTTGGTATGGATATACAAGGCGCTGCTTTAGCCACCATAACTGGATACACAGTAGGGACTGTATTTATTATGCAGTATTTTTTTATGAAAGATCGAACTATGCATTTAATGTCTTTAACAAAACTAAGGCTATATTCTTTATGGGATATTATAAAAACCGGTTTCCCTCCGGCTTCTTTGCAGTTATTCTTAACTATTAAATTGTTCTTTATAAATACATTTATAGGTATGGCAATTGGCAAACCGGGCTTAACTGCATTTTCTGTTTTTTATAATAGTCTCTTTATTGTTTATATGTTTTTAATTGGAACTTCCCAATCAATGTCTCCTATAGTTTCTATTTACTTTCAGGAAAAGGATTATTATGGAGTTAAATACACTATTAATACTTCCCTTAAAATAGTGCTCCTGGCAGGAGGAATATTCACTTTATTATTTTTTGCTTTCCCCGAACAATTACTTAATATATTTGGGGTTCAAGATCCTCTAGATATTGCTGTGGGTATAAATGCTATACGTATATTATCATTAAGTATTATGGGCACGGCCATTACTTTTTTAATGCTTTTTTATACTCAAGCTATCCAGCAAAAAGAATTATCTTTTTTAATATCCATAACTCAGGGCCTTCTAATCCCAGTAACCAGTGCATATTTACTTGCAGGGATTATGGGTGTTGATGGCATATGGATATCTTTCTTAATTGCCGAAGTCGGCACCATAATTATGATTTATTTAGCTGCAAAAATCATTTCCTCCCGTTCTGATGGAAAATATTCTGGTTTTTTCATGTTAGGTGATCATGATGATGCCCCTGTACTTGATGTTACAATCGGAAATTCTGTAGATGATGTTGTGGGATTATCTGAAAAATTAATCAATTTTGCAACTGAAAACGGAGTTGAAGAAAAGATTGCACTTCGTATCGGTATGACTATGGAAGAGATGGCCATAAATACCATAAATTATAATCAAAATAAAATAGAATATATTGATGTTTTATCAAAAATAGGAGATACCGAGATAACTGTGGCTTTTAAAGATTCTGGAGCTGAATTTAATCCAGCCAATTTTTCACCGGAAGAAAAAAATTCTTTTGAAAATATCGCTGTATTGCAGAAGATGGCCGATGATATAAGCTATGCCCGGGTTATAGGATTAAATAGTACTGTTATCACTATTAAAAGATGA